Proteins encoded within one genomic window of Brachybacterium muris:
- the purE gene encoding 5-(carboxyamino)imidazole ribonucleotide mutase, translated as MGSDSDYPVMRAAQEALAEFGIPVEVDVVSAHRMPEDMVAWGRSAAECGLRVVIAGAGGAAHLPGMIASLTPLPVIGVPVPLKHLDGMDSLLSIVQMPAGVPVATVSIGGARNAGLLAARILASGVDDHALALRERMLAFQQELRETALAKGERLREEAGMTGPSSR; from the coding sequence ATGGGATCGGACTCCGACTACCCCGTGATGCGCGCCGCCCAGGAAGCGCTCGCCGAGTTCGGCATCCCCGTGGAGGTCGACGTGGTCTCCGCCCACCGCATGCCCGAGGACATGGTGGCCTGGGGCCGCTCCGCCGCCGAGTGCGGCCTGCGGGTCGTGATCGCCGGCGCCGGCGGGGCCGCGCACCTGCCCGGCATGATCGCCTCCCTCACCCCGCTGCCCGTGATCGGGGTGCCGGTGCCGCTGAAGCACCTGGACGGCATGGACTCCCTGCTCTCGATCGTGCAGATGCCCGCCGGGGTGCCGGTGGCGACCGTCTCCATCGGCGGGGCCCGCAACGCCGGGCTGCTCGCCGCCCGCATCCTCGCCTCCGGGGTCGACGATCATGCGCTCGCCCTGCGGGAGAGGATGCTCGCCTTCCAGCAGGAACTGCGAGAGACGGCGCTGGCCAAGGGGGAGAGGCTGCGTGAAGAAGCTGGGATGACCGGCCCGTCGTCCCGCTGA
- a CDS encoding ABC transporter permease codes for MGIRPPLGRYIKQVWQRRSFIWNLSASRAYSRNQGSYLGQAWAVLRPILDAAVYVIIFGFLFQSSAPGIDNRAAFITIGTFTYTLFQTSVMSGLNSIPSNLVLIRSHKFPRAVVPLATVMTETVLFAPILVAMIVVTMVTGLLPGMGPVVPTWSWLLLPFAAILLAVFSAGVALFFARLGARAPDIANAMPFILTLGRYASGAMFMIEAVVPDGLWLKPILLHQPVAIFLELFRAVFGNESLIPMTPGLWLEATAWAVAVFAIGFLYFWRAEETYGRD; via the coding sequence ATGGGGATCCGGCCACCGCTCGGCCGGTACATCAAGCAGGTATGGCAGAGGCGTTCCTTCATATGGAACCTCTCCGCATCCCGTGCCTATTCACGCAACCAGGGTTCGTACCTGGGGCAGGCCTGGGCGGTCCTGCGTCCGATCCTTGACGCAGCGGTGTACGTCATCATCTTCGGCTTCCTCTTCCAATCCAGCGCGCCGGGGATCGACAACCGGGCAGCCTTCATCACCATCGGTACGTTCACCTACACGCTCTTCCAGACGTCCGTGATGTCGGGTCTGAACTCGATCCCGTCCAACCTCGTGCTGATCCGTTCCCACAAGTTCCCCCGCGCCGTCGTGCCCCTGGCCACGGTGATGACGGAGACCGTGCTGTTCGCCCCGATCCTGGTGGCGATGATCGTCGTGACCATGGTCACCGGACTTCTGCCGGGTATGGGGCCGGTGGTCCCCACCTGGTCCTGGCTCCTCCTTCCGTTCGCGGCCATCCTCCTGGCAGTCTTCTCGGCCGGAGTCGCTCTGTTCTTCGCACGGCTCGGGGCTCGCGCCCCTGACATCGCCAACGCCATGCCCTTCATCCTGACCCTTGGTCGATATGCTTCGGGGGCGATGTTCATGATCGAGGCAGTGGTCCCGGACGGACTCTGGCTCAAACCGATCCTGCTGCACCAGCCTGTCGCCATCTTCCTCGAGCTGTTCCGTGCCGTGTTCGGCAACGAGTCGCTGATCCCGATGACGCCCGGACTCTGGCTCGAGGCAACCGCCTGGGCGGTGGCGGTGTTCGCTATCGGATTCCTGTACTTCTGGCGCGCAGAGGAGACCTACGGTCGTGACTGA
- a CDS encoding ABC transporter ATP-binding protein: protein MTEDTDYEVDPENLPRRAPRKPLGPPSVVVDDLHITYRVFGARRGGTAQERKSLWDKAVSLGRPDTGPITHVPAVRGVSFVAHHGESIGILGTNGSGKSTLLRAAAGLLPPTSGRVYTSAEPELLGVNAALMPRLTGERNIVVGGLALGLNAKEVRENVPAVADFAELGDFLYLPMSSYSSGMASRLRFAISTIRTPEILMIDEALATGDASFRKKSTRRIEEIREQAGTVFFVSHSLASVRAMCTRALWIEKGKLVADGDVDEVADAYHAFVEGRTDASSGAKLR from the coding sequence GTGACTGAGGACACCGATTACGAAGTCGACCCCGAGAACCTCCCCAGACGCGCACCTCGCAAACCTCTTGGCCCCCCCTCCGTCGTGGTCGATGACCTGCACATCACCTATCGGGTGTTCGGCGCCCGCCGCGGCGGCACGGCCCAGGAGCGGAAGTCGTTGTGGGACAAGGCAGTGAGTCTGGGCCGTCCTGACACCGGGCCGATCACTCACGTCCCAGCCGTTCGGGGAGTGTCCTTCGTGGCCCACCACGGTGAGTCGATCGGCATCCTCGGGACCAACGGATCGGGCAAGTCCACGTTGCTACGCGCTGCGGCAGGACTGCTCCCCCCCACATCGGGACGGGTCTACACCTCTGCGGAGCCGGAGCTGCTCGGCGTCAATGCCGCATTGATGCCCCGGCTGACCGGCGAGCGCAACATCGTCGTGGGCGGTCTGGCCCTGGGCCTGAACGCCAAGGAGGTGCGCGAGAACGTCCCGGCCGTCGCAGATTTCGCAGAACTGGGCGACTTCCTCTACCTGCCCATGAGCTCCTACTCCTCCGGCATGGCGTCCCGTCTGCGCTTCGCGATCTCCACCATCCGCACCCCCGAGATCCTCATGATCGACGAGGCATTGGCAACCGGCGACGCCTCGTTCCGCAAGAAGAGCACCAGGCGGATCGAGGAGATCCGCGAGCAGGCCGGAACGGTCTTCTTCGTGTCGCACTCCTTGGCCTCCGTGCGGGCCATGTGCACACGTGCGCTCTGGATCGAGAAGGGCAAGCTCGTCGCCGACGGCGATGTCGACGAGGTCGCGGACGCGTACCACGCCTTCGTGGAGGGCCGTACCGATGCGTCATCTGGTGCGAAGCTGCGGTAG
- a CDS encoding acyltransferase, with product MFNLAQVREGVRMGRDCVVGRGAYIGSGVQMGNGCKIQNYALVYEPAKLADGVFVGPAAVFTNDHFPRAVNPDLTPKSASDWEPVGVTCQEGASIGARAVCVAPVTIGAWAMVAAGATVVKDVPPYALVAGVPAKRLAWVGRSGEKLLPASDGTDAWVCPTTGEWYIPDETSGGLQLASTPVIDAPPPAPLDDDTDEDDERAG from the coding sequence ATATTCAATCTCGCTCAGGTGCGTGAAGGCGTGCGCATGGGTCGCGACTGCGTGGTGGGCCGCGGAGCCTACATCGGCAGCGGCGTGCAGATGGGCAACGGCTGCAAGATCCAGAACTACGCCCTGGTGTACGAGCCGGCGAAGCTGGCCGACGGCGTGTTCGTGGGCCCGGCCGCCGTGTTCACCAACGACCACTTCCCGCGCGCGGTCAACCCCGACCTGACCCCCAAGTCCGCCTCGGACTGGGAGCCGGTGGGCGTGACCTGCCAGGAGGGTGCCTCCATCGGTGCCCGGGCCGTGTGCGTCGCACCGGTGACGATCGGCGCCTGGGCGATGGTGGCCGCCGGTGCCACCGTGGTCAAGGATGTCCCACCGTATGCGCTGGTGGCCGGGGTGCCGGCCAAGCGCCTCGCCTGGGTGGGCCGCTCGGGGGAGAAGCTGCTGCCTGCCTCCGACGGCACCGATGCCTGGGTGTGCCCCACCACCGGTGAGTGGTACATCCCCGATGAGACCTCCGGCGGGCTCCAGCTCGCCTCCACCCCCGTGATCGATGCGCCGCCACCGGCCCCGCTGGACGACGACACCGACGAGGACGACGAACGGGCAGGTTGA
- a CDS encoding glycosyltransferase yields the protein MTAAKEPSPLVTVVMPVFNGARTVRQSIASVLDQTCRDLELIVVDDGSTDETVGIVDDIRRYDRRVRVVRRERSGGPAAARNSGIAEARGRFLAFCDADDLWLPDKLARQLELAMTDGAPLVYCGYHRIDADYAGNATDFHSEGRVVRVPTTLTYAELLRRNVIGNLTAVVDTHLTRPVSMPDVPGAEDWALWLRIVRESGAAVGIDEPLALYRASQPGSHSADRWRAVRAVWHVLRRQEKLSVPSAAVHLLTGVVAALRKNQI from the coding sequence GTGACTGCCGCTAAGGAACCATCGCCGCTGGTGACGGTCGTTATGCCGGTGTTCAACGGTGCGCGGACCGTGCGTCAGTCGATCGCTAGCGTACTCGATCAGACATGCCGGGACCTCGAGCTGATCGTCGTGGACGATGGTTCCACCGACGAGACGGTGGGCATCGTCGATGACATCCGTCGGTACGACCGACGGGTCCGAGTCGTCCGTCGCGAACGCAGCGGCGGCCCGGCAGCGGCGCGCAACTCCGGGATCGCCGAGGCACGGGGCAGGTTCCTCGCATTCTGCGATGCCGATGACCTGTGGCTTCCCGACAAGCTGGCGCGGCAGTTGGAGCTGGCTATGACCGACGGCGCACCGCTGGTGTACTGCGGCTACCACCGCATCGACGCGGATTACGCGGGCAACGCCACGGATTTCCACTCCGAAGGTCGCGTGGTGCGCGTCCCGACGACCCTCACCTACGCCGAGCTCCTACGCCGCAATGTGATCGGGAATCTGACCGCCGTGGTCGACACGCACCTCACGCGACCGGTCTCCATGCCGGACGTCCCGGGTGCCGAGGACTGGGCGCTGTGGCTGCGCATCGTCCGGGAGAGCGGTGCAGCAGTCGGGATCGACGAACCGCTGGCGCTCTATCGGGCTTCGCAGCCGGGCTCGCACTCTGCAGACCGTTGGCGTGCGGTGCGTGCGGTGTGGCACGTACTGCGCCGCCAGGAGAAGCTGTCCGTACCGAGCGCCGCCGTGCATCTGCTCACCGGTGTGGTCGCGGCCCTGCGCAAGAACCAGATCTGA
- the istA gene encoding IS21 family transposase: protein MVRKIRAKLVLQLRAEGLSGRAISSSQGMSRKSVRAVFEAADAAGIGWGDIADVADEQVYARLFPGRGEHESVFAQPDWEQVHREMARVGVTLKLLHGEYFDATTAAGDPAMGYDRFCRTYQHHVMVTGAASRVGHKAGQSVEVDWSGPTMELADPVTGEVSKVFLFVACLPFSRYAFCFPALDMRQESWLRAHVAMFEALGGTVPRIVPDNLKTGVVKHPREGEIVLNDAYREMAAHYSAAVLPGRVRKPKDKASVENTVAHVATWVIAGLRDQRFTSLPELAAAIGQRMEAYNAEPFQKRPGSRASVFDAEERPLLTPLPAVPYEISTWHYGRRVGRNGHVTFARNFYSAPFAHIGAKVDLRITARTLEIYQGSQRLTSHLLLPETASNEYRTNDADLPAGERFQAWDAQRVRAWADRVGPATVIVIQRIFESVPIVEQGLDPALAVLRLSRRFSVDRVEAACALALTGRVRSPRYAHLHPILATGQDKVAALRPPREEPAEDGGYVRGADYYAGGVR from the coding sequence ATGGTACGGAAGATCAGGGCGAAGCTGGTGCTCCAGCTGCGCGCAGAAGGTCTGTCGGGGCGAGCGATTTCGTCCTCGCAGGGCATGTCCCGCAAGTCCGTGAGGGCGGTGTTCGAGGCCGCTGACGCTGCAGGGATCGGGTGGGGCGATATCGCGGACGTCGCCGATGAGCAGGTGTATGCCCGGTTGTTCCCGGGCCGGGGCGAGCACGAGAGCGTGTTCGCACAGCCGGACTGGGAACAGGTCCATCGAGAGATGGCCAGGGTCGGCGTGACGCTGAAGCTGTTGCACGGCGAGTACTTCGACGCGACCACGGCGGCTGGGGATCCGGCGATGGGGTATGACCGGTTTTGCCGCACCTACCAGCACCACGTCATGGTCACCGGTGCCGCTTCGAGAGTCGGTCACAAGGCCGGCCAGAGCGTGGAGGTCGACTGGTCCGGCCCCACGATGGAGCTGGCCGATCCGGTCACCGGCGAGGTCTCGAAGGTGTTCTTGTTCGTTGCCTGCCTGCCTTTTTCTCGTTACGCGTTCTGCTTCCCGGCGCTGGATATGCGCCAGGAGTCCTGGCTGCGAGCGCACGTAGCGATGTTCGAGGCGCTGGGCGGGACGGTCCCGAGGATCGTTCCGGACAACCTCAAGACCGGTGTGGTGAAGCACCCCCGCGAGGGCGAGATCGTCCTGAACGATGCGTATCGCGAGATGGCAGCGCATTACTCGGCGGCGGTGCTCCCGGGGAGGGTGCGGAAACCGAAAGACAAGGCGAGCGTGGAGAACACCGTCGCGCACGTCGCGACCTGGGTCATCGCCGGGCTGCGGGATCAGCGATTCACGTCCCTGCCCGAACTTGCAGCCGCCATCGGGCAGCGGATGGAGGCCTATAACGCGGAGCCGTTCCAGAAGCGGCCCGGATCCCGCGCCAGCGTGTTCGACGCGGAGGAGCGGCCGCTGCTGACGCCGCTGCCGGCGGTGCCCTACGAGATCTCGACATGGCACTACGGACGACGAGTGGGCAGGAACGGGCACGTCACGTTCGCGCGGAACTTCTACTCCGCGCCGTTCGCGCACATCGGCGCGAAGGTCGATCTGCGCATCACGGCCCGGACGCTGGAGATCTATCAGGGCAGCCAGCGACTGACCAGTCACCTGCTGCTCCCGGAGACCGCGAGCAATGAGTACCGCACCAACGACGCGGACCTACCTGCGGGCGAGCGTTTCCAGGCCTGGGACGCGCAGAGGGTGCGGGCGTGGGCAGATCGGGTCGGGCCGGCCACGGTGATCGTGATCCAGCGGATCTTCGAGTCCGTGCCGATCGTGGAACAGGGCCTGGATCCCGCGTTGGCGGTGCTACGGCTCTCTCGCCGCTTCTCCGTAGATCGGGTCGAGGCGGCCTGCGCACTCGCGCTGACGGGACGGGTCCGTTCACCGCGCTATGCGCATCTGCACCCGATCTTGGCCACCGGGCAGGACAAGGTCGCCGCCCTGCGTCCACCCCGCGAGGAACCCGCGGAAGACGGCGGATACGTCCGTGGCGCCGACTACTACGCCGGAGGTGTCCGGTGA
- a CDS encoding glycosyltransferase produces the protein MIVICTNEVAGPTGYHKSVVQLANGLRASGYPVALLGFLGTGDVASRMLPRWPLDIEVPAFTLRTLPAYGGRLLHRDVHPELVGALGALRYAFTANQLAALRQLNESLSAEDTIIFTAPVQTLAFQHALGDDQRRPRTVLQIHGDYLHHAELREPLIASRSVIDRVQTVADGLREQFIPLFDESDVVFIPNFPGEGPGIIPNTKHSGVNIALPASFQHRKNQLDAVRALSLIEDESVHLNLWGNISPLNPYFIAVQELIEDLGLSDRVRIPGFGTEHDVYADADIVLMTSLSEGFPYPLLEAMYQARPTVSYDFEFGPREAIEHGGSGYIVPLGDVEQLAERLRELAGDASLRERFGRRARERYEELFSTAAVADRYRQFLGPLGTTVDLAEVFSTKGPDPISVEEITHSVRRVGRRRFHRVAVHSPMVIHDVQVDDGERIERPRVKREADATTIMFPVGGHDVISYSTQPGSPDRHYLAGPAAGDQLPVLPRLRRDAQYGDGTPPVLDTIFATSGGARHVSWRTTPRALAEFGAQAAEAVTWKLRQVMPTPKPPSESTTRELPDVSSTAPRAESPGLTSGAEGEGASSTGTVPPPPSRPDPLSGIGKAIGLPAQAMGSVGRVAVTYLETAMRLLIESLVVNPPAPTRREIARHPWFPVTTGVDSFGCPVNEAGGVEVSNSGTAQRPVVTVRGEYDSLILRDGVSQRQVTSPWTYGEFFERICAAEREHGLFDITTADGVHVWELGRSALVIQLAEAAGLWGAASAVGTPIQDVYGGSKTLATAPKARTVVFDYARRGQSGYRTAPFVDDRTLFVVQPEAEGYPGVDETNLVYPFAEFTQWKQDWRRRWAHLRVPEVDARPFEAALTDALGIRVDLGDHLRNRLAKFLAEREFWTPVFERVQPEEVLIASSHWWAGIAAAAARSGAQVSDIQYALTSRYAPSFWFGQKPHYGATRFYAWSDFWAQRTNVYQEHVVVPREQPELTAAIADPPSGDPTWDVCVISQPRVLRRILAFVQDLVRERPDLRVVIAPHPAQRALIQQELAAAGLDGLVTIAEEDTLTTITRSAMSVGTFSTSLWESAALGRPTYVIEVPGYEETLPDIESGLFRLARSPQDLVPYEVPTTRHDIFG, from the coding sequence ATGATCGTTATCTGCACCAATGAGGTCGCCGGACCCACCGGGTATCACAAGTCCGTCGTCCAGCTGGCCAACGGCCTGCGCGCGAGCGGGTATCCGGTCGCATTGCTCGGCTTCCTGGGCACGGGTGACGTAGCCAGCCGGATGCTGCCGCGGTGGCCGCTGGACATCGAGGTCCCCGCTTTCACCCTGCGGACGCTGCCGGCGTATGGCGGCAGACTGCTCCACCGTGACGTGCATCCGGAGCTCGTGGGCGCACTGGGTGCCCTGAGGTACGCGTTCACGGCCAACCAACTTGCCGCCCTTCGCCAGTTGAACGAGTCCCTGTCCGCAGAGGACACGATCATCTTCACCGCACCCGTGCAGACGCTGGCATTCCAGCATGCTCTGGGCGATGACCAGCGGCGCCCGAGGACCGTCCTCCAGATCCACGGCGACTACCTTCATCACGCCGAACTCCGAGAACCGCTGATCGCGTCGCGGTCCGTGATCGACCGGGTCCAGACCGTCGCGGATGGCCTGCGAGAGCAGTTCATCCCCCTCTTCGACGAGTCCGACGTGGTCTTCATACCGAACTTCCCGGGGGAGGGTCCCGGCATCATCCCCAACACGAAGCACTCAGGGGTGAACATAGCGCTGCCGGCCTCGTTCCAGCACCGCAAGAACCAGCTCGACGCGGTGCGGGCATTGTCACTGATCGAGGACGAGTCGGTGCACCTGAACCTGTGGGGGAACATCAGTCCGCTCAACCCGTACTTCATCGCAGTACAGGAGCTGATCGAAGACCTCGGGCTGTCGGATCGGGTGCGGATCCCCGGTTTCGGCACGGAGCACGACGTGTACGCCGATGCGGACATCGTCCTGATGACCTCGCTCTCCGAAGGATTCCCTTACCCGCTCCTGGAGGCGATGTACCAGGCCCGTCCTACCGTTTCCTACGACTTCGAGTTCGGGCCACGGGAGGCGATCGAGCACGGCGGCAGCGGGTACATCGTCCCGCTCGGCGACGTCGAGCAGCTCGCCGAGCGGCTCCGGGAGCTCGCCGGTGATGCCTCCCTGCGAGAACGGTTCGGGCGCCGTGCCCGGGAGCGCTACGAGGAACTGTTCTCCACCGCAGCGGTCGCAGACCGGTACCGACAGTTCCTCGGCCCGTTGGGCACGACGGTCGATCTGGCGGAGGTGTTCTCCACCAAGGGCCCCGATCCGATCTCCGTCGAGGAGATCACCCACAGCGTGAGGCGCGTGGGCAGGCGCCGGTTCCACCGGGTCGCCGTGCACTCCCCGATGGTCATCCATGATGTCCAGGTGGACGACGGCGAACGCATCGAACGACCGCGCGTCAAGCGCGAGGCAGACGCCACCACCATCATGTTCCCCGTGGGCGGCCACGACGTCATCTCCTACAGCACCCAGCCTGGCTCGCCGGACCGTCACTACCTTGCCGGTCCCGCTGCAGGCGATCAGCTTCCAGTCCTGCCTCGGCTGCGCCGAGACGCCCAGTACGGTGACGGGACGCCGCCCGTCCTTGACACCATCTTCGCGACCTCCGGCGGGGCGAGACACGTCTCGTGGCGCACCACGCCCCGAGCGCTCGCAGAGTTCGGTGCTCAGGCCGCCGAAGCGGTCACGTGGAAGCTGCGCCAGGTCATGCCCACCCCGAAGCCGCCCAGCGAATCCACCACGCGCGAGCTCCCGGATGTCTCGAGCACAGCCCCTCGCGCGGAGTCGCCGGGCCTCACTAGTGGCGCCGAAGGCGAGGGAGCGTCCAGCACCGGCACCGTCCCGCCGCCACCATCACGACCGGACCCCCTCAGCGGCATCGGCAAGGCCATCGGGCTCCCGGCGCAGGCGATGGGTTCTGTCGGTCGTGTGGCCGTGACCTATCTGGAGACCGCCATGAGGTTGCTGATCGAGTCGCTCGTGGTGAATCCTCCGGCGCCGACCCGCCGTGAGATCGCTCGCCACCCGTGGTTCCCGGTCACCACGGGTGTGGACAGCTTCGGTTGCCCGGTCAACGAGGCCGGCGGGGTCGAGGTGTCCAACAGCGGCACCGCGCAGCGTCCGGTGGTGACCGTGCGCGGGGAGTACGATTCCCTGATCCTGCGCGACGGTGTCTCCCAGAGGCAGGTCACCTCGCCGTGGACCTACGGAGAGTTCTTCGAACGGATCTGCGCGGCGGAGCGTGAACACGGGCTCTTCGACATCACCACGGCCGACGGGGTCCACGTGTGGGAGCTGGGGCGCTCGGCGCTCGTCATCCAGCTCGCCGAGGCGGCAGGCCTCTGGGGCGCGGCATCCGCTGTGGGGACTCCGATCCAGGACGTCTACGGAGGCAGCAAGACCCTCGCGACCGCTCCGAAGGCCCGGACCGTCGTCTTCGACTACGCGCGACGTGGGCAGAGCGGCTATCGCACGGCGCCGTTCGTGGATGATCGAACGCTCTTCGTCGTCCAGCCCGAAGCTGAGGGGTACCCCGGTGTCGACGAGACGAACCTGGTCTACCCCTTCGCCGAGTTCACGCAGTGGAAGCAGGACTGGCGGCGTCGGTGGGCCCATCTGCGAGTGCCGGAGGTGGATGCACGACCCTTCGAGGCGGCACTCACCGATGCGCTCGGCATCCGTGTCGACCTCGGGGACCATCTCCGCAACCGGCTGGCGAAGTTCCTGGCCGAACGCGAGTTCTGGACCCCGGTCTTCGAGCGTGTCCAGCCCGAGGAGGTGCTGATCGCGTCCAGCCACTGGTGGGCCGGGATCGCGGCCGCCGCAGCGCGCTCCGGCGCCCAGGTGTCGGACATCCAGTACGCCCTGACGAGCCGATACGCACCCAGCTTCTGGTTCGGCCAGAAGCCGCACTACGGCGCCACACGCTTCTACGCCTGGTCCGACTTCTGGGCGCAGCGCACCAACGTCTACCAGGAGCATGTGGTGGTGCCCCGCGAGCAGCCCGAGCTGACGGCGGCCATCGCGGATCCGCCCAGCGGGGACCCCACGTGGGACGTCTGCGTGATCTCCCAGCCGCGCGTGCTGCGCCGGATCCTCGCCTTCGTCCAGGACCTGGTCCGGGAGCGCCCGGACCTGCGCGTGGTGATCGCTCCGCATCCGGCCCAGCGCGCCCTCATCCAGCAGGAGCTGGCGGCGGCAGGCCTGGATGGCCTGGTGACGATCGCCGAGGAGGACACCCTGACCACGATCACGCGATCGGCGATGAGCGTGGGGACCTTCTCGACCTCGCTGTGGGAATCGGCCGCACTGGGCCGTCCCACCTACGTGATCGAGGTCCCGGGGTACGAGGAGACCCTCCCGGACATCGAGTCCGGGCTGTTCAGGTTGGCGAGGTCACCCCAGGATCTGGTCCCGTACGAGGTGCCCACGACGCGGCACGACATCTTCGGCTGA
- a CDS encoding glycosyltransferase translates to MILICTHEVAGPTGYHKSVVQLANGLQAAGYPVAVLGFLGGPGVADRMLPLWPLDNGVPAFTLRSLPADGGKLLHRNVHAELSGNLGALRYAFTANQLAALRQLNESLSAEDTIIFTAPLQPLVFQHALGDDQRRPGTVLQIHGDYLHHDELWEPLQASRGMIDRLQTVADGLRKQFIPLFDESDVVFIPNFPGEGSAMVQRTDREGVNIALPASYQHRKNQLDAVRALSLIQDETVHLTLWGSINPRNPYYVAVRDLVESLDLTERVHMPGFGTEQDVYASADIVLMTSLSEGFPYPLLEAMYQARPTVSYDFDFGPREAIEDGASGYIVPLGNVEQLAARLAELAADASLRDRFGHRARERFDQHFAPAAVTGEYSPRWGPLIEGSGATSLP, encoded by the coding sequence ATGATCCTGATCTGCACCCACGAGGTCGCCGGCCCCACGGGCTATCACAAGTCGGTCGTCCAACTGGCCAACGGCCTGCAGGCGGCCGGGTACCCCGTGGCAGTCCTGGGATTCCTGGGCGGACCGGGCGTGGCGGACCGGATGCTCCCCCTGTGGCCCCTCGACAACGGGGTGCCCGCCTTCACCCTGCGGTCGCTGCCGGCGGACGGTGGAAAGCTGCTGCACCGCAATGTCCACGCGGAGCTGTCGGGGAACCTGGGTGCCCTGAGGTACGCGTTCACGGCCAACCAACTGGCCGCCCTTCGCCAGTTGAACGAGTCCCTGTCCGCAGAGGACACGATCATCTTCACCGCCCCTCTGCAGCCCCTGGTGTTCCAGCACGCACTGGGCGACGATCAGCGGCGGCCCGGAACCGTGCTCCAGATCCACGGCGATTACCTCCACCACGACGAGCTCTGGGAGCCGCTGCAGGCGTCGCGGGGAATGATCGATCGGCTCCAGACCGTCGCTGATGGCCTGCGGAAGCAGTTCATCCCCCTCTTCGACGAGTCCGACGTGGTCTTCATCCCGAACTTCCCCGGCGAGGGATCGGCGATGGTCCAACGGACGGATCGCGAGGGCGTGAACATCGCCCTGCCGGCCTCGTACCAGCACCGCAAGAACCAGCTCGACGCCGTGCGTGCACTGTCGCTGATCCAGGACGAGACGGTGCATCTGACCCTGTGGGGATCCATCAACCCCCGGAACCCGTACTACGTCGCCGTCAGGGACCTGGTCGAATCACTGGACCTCACCGAGCGCGTGCACATGCCAGGTTTCGGCACCGAGCAGGACGTGTACGCCAGCGCGGACATCGTGCTGATGACCTCGCTCTCAGAAGGGTTCCCGTACCCACTGCTGGAAGCCATGTACCAGGCCCGGCCCACCGTGTCCTACGACTTCGACTTCGGTCCCCGGGAGGCGATCGAGGACGGCGCCAGCGGATACATCGTCCCCCTCGGCAATGTCGAACAGCTCGCGGCACGCCTTGCAGAGCTCGCGGCGGACGCTTCGCTGCGCGATCGATTCGGGCACCGGGCCAGGGAGCGCTTCGATCAGCACTTCGCCCCGGCAGCGGTCACCGGTGAATATTCGCCTCGCTGGGGTCCGCTGATCGAGGGTTCGGGTGCCACGTCGCTGCCGTAG
- a CDS encoding ATP-binding protein: MSVIDNDTKRKLREMGATALLDAIDAQDEAHVLGMSFQERLQLIVDEAHSIFNHGKVEGLIRRAGLRYPGADLRRLDLVEERGLNRNVIAQLATCSFIQRQQNVVFQGFTGSGKSYLGCALAKQACQHRLRAHYIRMPDLEEAWALAKDKPQGQTKFLRKYSTFSLLVIDEWLLDHPDEGMRSMLLELLERRYDTGSTVFCTQYPKKDWHARLGGAVHADAIMDRIVHNTIWIDTGDRNMREHTALPQ; this comes from the coding sequence GTGAGCGTGATCGATAACGACACGAAGCGGAAGCTGCGCGAGATGGGCGCGACCGCGCTGCTGGACGCGATCGATGCCCAGGATGAGGCTCACGTGCTGGGGATGTCGTTCCAGGAACGGCTCCAGCTGATCGTGGACGAGGCGCATTCCATCTTCAATCATGGAAAGGTCGAGGGTCTGATCCGCCGGGCGGGGCTGCGTTATCCCGGAGCGGACCTGCGGCGGCTGGATCTGGTCGAGGAACGGGGACTGAACCGGAACGTGATCGCGCAACTGGCAACCTGCTCCTTCATCCAGCGGCAACAGAACGTGGTCTTCCAGGGCTTCACCGGCTCAGGGAAGTCCTACCTCGGCTGCGCGCTGGCGAAGCAGGCCTGCCAGCACCGGCTCCGAGCCCACTACATCCGAATGCCCGACCTCGAAGAGGCCTGGGCCCTGGCAAAGGACAAGCCGCAGGGCCAGACGAAGTTCCTGCGGAAGTACTCCACGTTCTCGCTGCTGGTGATCGACGAGTGGCTGCTGGACCATCCTGACGAGGGAATGCGTTCGATGCTGCTGGAACTGCTCGAGCGCCGCTATGACACCGGCTCGACCGTGTTCTGCACCCAGTACCCGAAGAAGGACTGGCACGCCCGGCTCGGTGGAGCAGTCCACGCCGATGCGATCATGGACCGCATCGTGCACAACACAATCTGGATCGACACCGGCGACAGGAACATGCGAGAACACACCGCACTGCCCCAGTGA